A stretch of the Porites lutea chromosome 12, jaPorLute2.1, whole genome shotgun sequence genome encodes the following:
- the LOC140953656 gene encoding adenosine receptor A3-like: MNESAGTSANNKSSTYTPYSVPSRVEGITLSVVFLLEAVLIVTGNLLTIGLFAKEKKLRKKSLFLVVNMAFADLISGAVSLPLYVYLYIGPMYRLWKRDTSNITLPIGWDVTDTTFSQASLISAVFIAVERFYAIYWPLKHRNLSAKAYYITIVIIWTLALLVSAVFNLAKYLISDKAAIYAWMSFPLLFLFIVCACNIGICRTFHKRNVSPQQGTRASQTQRLTVTLLLVSTVSLLSWLPLVTANYIFYVENITIPKRCLIYDIINILNFSNCFVNSVVYSLRIPEFRQSLVLCFTRRQTVMNRGHHEGRDNRGFALTPGIEPSTTGGSRDSSYLEQDFKLESVDTKL, encoded by the coding sequence ATGAACGAATCAGCTGGCACTAGCGCAAATAATAAGTCTTCAACATACACGCCATATTCAGTTCCTTCACGGGTAGAAGGAATAACACTGTCCGTCGTTTTCTTGTTGGAAGCCGTCCTGATTGTTACGGGAAACCTCCTCACAATTGGTCTCtttgcaaaagagaaaaaacttcgAAAGAAAAGCCTCTTTCTGGTTGTAAACATGGCTTTCGCAGATTTGATTTCAGGAGCTGTTTCCTTGCCTTTGTATGTTTACTTATATATCGGGCCCATGTATCGGCTATGGAAACGGGATACATCAAACATAACGTTGCCTATCGGTTGGGACGTCACTGATACCACCTTCTCACAGGCATCATTAATCTCTGCTGTTTTTATAGCCGTTGAACGTTTTTACGCCATTTACTGGCCGCTAAAACACCGAAATTTGTCAGCCAAAGCGTACTACATTACAATTGTCATCATCTGGACGCTGGCTTTGCTTGTTTCGGCGGTGTTCAACCTTGCCAAGTACTTAATTTCAGACAAAGCAGCTATTTATGCTTGGATGTCATTCCCTTTGCTGTTTCTATTTATTGTTTGTGCTTGTAACATTGGTATTTGCAGAACTTTCCATAAGAGGAACGTTTCTCCACAACAGGGAACCAGAGCATCTCAAACCCAACGCTTGACCGTAACCTTGTTGCTCGTATCCACCGTCTCTTTACTGTCATGGCTTCCTCTAGTGACTGCAAACTACATATTTTATGTTGAAAACATTACTATACCTAAAAGGTGTTTGATTTATGATATCATAAATATTCTCAACTTTTCAAACTGTTTTGTAAACTCGGTTGTCTACTCATTAAGGATACCTGAGTTCAGACAATCATTGGTTTTGTGCTTCACAAGACGTCAAACAGTAATGAACAGGGGCCATCATGAAGGAAGAGATAACAGGGGGTTTGCTTTAACGCCGGGGATAGAGCCATCAACAACTGGGGGATCAAGGGACTCAAGCTATCTAGAGCAGGATTTTAAACTGGAATCTGTGGACACTAAACTGTGA